A stretch of Desulfuromonas acetexigens DNA encodes these proteins:
- a CDS encoding flagellar hook-basal body complex protein: MGILSSLYSGVSGLSTNGNALSVIGNNISNSNTIGFKSGRSVFSDLLSSSISASGGISQVGRGAGMSTVDNIFTQGTFENTAKNTDLAIEGEGFFIVRDPNTNTDSYTRAGAFRWDAEGYLVSPEGYRAIGYALNEAGNVSGDLTEIKVDTTTLSPPKATENVTFTTNLDAASQYPAPIIGKFVGVGRTLDTTAAGATDFSDPDGVLTINGMTLDIAGGGTYNQGSALEISTAIDSVAGINAEGIVIPGSINLSEVADKSSTGWTIPAGLTINGVSLAGAIPATVDRASYDVALVNHFNSLLNPVGVRASVDANTHSLTLTSMDGSNIQVINSADMSSSILSLNGALRKTVFSGLEIQAKGTDIGELTIDAGTNSTYGLVFNTGTSGRDAGFDITAPEATSNYANSVTIYDSLGNPHQTTVYFSKLNPATNPLQWEYNITVNAAELNLTPAQTGPYLISSGVLRFLDDGTLDPDFPSGLTTSPNDLAWNNNSDPTVQLNIDFNTTQWSNASVVISQDQDGFGTGTVAQLSLDNEGNILGNYSNGVPRSLYRISLAKFSNAAGLTKTGNNMYQTSGTSGSPIVGTVGSGIGQIFTNSLEQSNVDLAAEFVSMITTQRGFQANSKIITTTDEMLNELINLKR; this comes from the coding sequence ATGGGTATCCTTTCTTCTCTGTACAGCGGCGTCAGTGGTCTTTCCACCAACGGTAACGCCCTCAGCGTCATCGGTAACAACATCTCCAACAGCAACACCATCGGTTTCAAGTCGGGGCGCTCGGTCTTTTCCGACCTCCTCTCCAGCAGTATTTCCGCTTCCGGTGGCATTTCCCAGGTTGGCCGCGGCGCCGGCATGTCCACCGTCGACAACATCTTCACCCAGGGGACCTTCGAAAATACCGCCAAGAACACCGACCTGGCGATCGAGGGAGAAGGTTTTTTCATCGTCCGTGATCCCAATACCAATACCGATTCCTACACCCGGGCCGGCGCTTTCCGCTGGGATGCCGAAGGCTATCTGGTCTCTCCCGAAGGCTATCGGGCTATCGGCTATGCCCTGAACGAAGCGGGCAACGTCTCCGGCGACCTGACCGAGATCAAGGTCGACACCACCACCCTGAGCCCGCCCAAGGCGACCGAAAACGTGACCTTCACCACCAACCTCGACGCCGCTTCCCAGTATCCGGCGCCGATCATCGGCAAATTCGTCGGTGTTGGCCGCACCCTCGACACCACGGCCGCCGGGGCGACTGATTTCAGTGATCCCGATGGCGTCCTGACGATCAACGGCATGACTCTGGACATCGCCGGTGGCGGCACCTACAATCAGGGTTCGGCCCTGGAGATCAGCACCGCTATCGACAGTGTCGCGGGAATCAATGCCGAAGGGATCGTCATTCCCGGCTCCATCAACCTGAGCGAGGTGGCGGACAAATCGAGCACCGGCTGGACCATCCCCGCCGGCCTGACCATCAACGGCGTGAGCCTCGCGGGGGCCATCCCGGCGACGGTGGATCGGGCTTCCTACGACGTGGCCCTGGTCAACCATTTCAACTCCCTGCTGAACCCGGTCGGAGTGCGGGCCTCCGTCGATGCCAACACTCATTCGCTGACATTGACCAGTATGGATGGCAGCAATATCCAGGTGATCAACAGTGCCGACATGTCGAGCAGTATCCTGAGCCTCAACGGTGCCTTGCGCAAAACCGTCTTCAGCGGTCTGGAGATCCAGGCCAAGGGGACCGATATCGGCGAACTGACCATCGATGCCGGCACCAACAGCACCTATGGCCTGGTCTTCAACACAGGGACCAGCGGCCGCGACGCCGGGTTCGACATCACGGCGCCGGAGGCGACCTCCAACTACGCCAACTCGGTGACGATCTACGATTCCCTGGGTAATCCGCACCAGACTACGGTCTACTTTTCCAAGCTCAACCCGGCGACCAACCCCCTGCAATGGGAGTACAACATCACCGTGAACGCCGCTGAGCTGAACCTGACTCCGGCCCAGACCGGCCCCTATCTGATCTCCAGTGGAGTTCTACGTTTCCTCGATGACGGCACCCTCGATCCGGATTTCCCCAGCGGGCTGACCACTTCGCCCAACGATCTGGCCTGGAACAACAACTCGGACCCGACCGTGCAACTCAATATCGATTTCAACACCACCCAGTGGTCCAACGCCTCGGTGGTCATCAGCCAGGATCAGGACGGCTTTGGCACCGGAACCGTCGCACAGCTCTCCCTCGATAACGAAGGGAATATTCTCGGCAACTACTCCAACGGTGTGCCGCGCAGCCTGTACCGGATTTCCCTGGCCAAGTTCAGCAACGCGGCGGGTTTGACCAAGACCGGCAACAATATGTACCAGACCTCGGGGACTTCCGGTTCGCCTATCGTCGGTACCGTCGGTTCCGGTATCGGGCAGATCTTCACCAACTCGCTGGAGCAGTCGAACGTCGACCTGGCCGCTGAATTCGTCAGCATGATCACCACCCAGCGCGGCTTCCAGGCCAACTCGAAGATCATCACCACCACCGACGAGATGCTCAACGAATTGATCAACCTGAAGCGTTAA
- a CDS encoding motility protein A, with protein sequence MDLSTVVGIVAAFALMIVAIMSGGSLMLFIDPASMMIVLGGTIGATLVHYPFRSVFGAMAVFKKTVFHQETAPQAIIGQLIQFAGKARKEGILALESFLDEVKDPFFQKALQMAVDGQEAEAMKEMLDKEIEYIQERHESGADIFIAMGSYAPAMGMIGTLIGLVQMLQSMSDPSSIGPAMAVALLTTFYGSVIANILCLPIAGKLKNRSGEEILSKTLIAEGMRCVLAGENPRLMEQKLHTFVAPKLRESNFKK encoded by the coding sequence GTGGATCTCTCGACCGTCGTCGGAATTGTTGCCGCTTTTGCCCTCATGATCGTCGCCATCATGTCGGGGGGATCGTTGATGCTCTTCATCGATCCGGCCTCGATGATGATCGTGCTTGGCGGAACCATCGGCGCCACCCTGGTTCACTACCCCTTCCGGTCCGTCTTTGGGGCGATGGCGGTTTTCAAGAAGACCGTCTTTCATCAGGAAACGGCGCCGCAGGCGATCATCGGCCAGTTGATCCAGTTCGCCGGCAAGGCGCGCAAGGAAGGGATCCTGGCCCTCGAATCCTTCCTCGACGAAGTCAAGGATCCTTTCTTCCAGAAGGCGCTGCAGATGGCGGTGGACGGGCAGGAGGCCGAGGCGATGAAGGAGATGCTCGACAAGGAGATCGAATACATTCAGGAGCGGCACGAGTCGGGGGCGGATATCTTTATCGCCATGGGCAGTTACGCTCCGGCCATGGGGATGATCGGCACCCTGATCGGCCTGGTGCAGATGCTCCAGAGCATGAGCGACCCTTCTTCCATCGGCCCGGCCATGGCGGTGGCGTTGTTGACCACCTTTTACGGCTCGGTCATCGCCAACATCCTCTGCCTGCCCATCGCCGGGAAATTGAAAAACCGCAGCGGCGAGGAAATTTTGAGCAAAACCCTCATCGCCGAGGGGATGCGCTGCGTGCTGGCGGGGGAGAATCCCCGGCTGATGGAGCAGAAGCTGCATACCTTCGTGGCGCCCAAACTGCGCGAGAGCAATTTCAAGAAATAA
- a CDS encoding OmpA/MotB family protein, with translation MTKRPKKQDPGAPAWMVTFSDMVTLLLTFFVLLLSMANMDKIKFEEAAGSLRSAFGVMGGGSQTSISKPKVVEFAPIQDDFTSRLYQRMLSQINQLKIDRRIQLVKDRGAVILRVDAAVLFASGQTEVSPEAYPILQDVAALIENLPLNLRIEGHTDDTPTSGLALSNWDISIARAVSTLKFFERESLVPLDRMSAVGYGSRRPLATEKNEAAQALNRRVEFVLESIGGNREALPYLIDAGKQVPF, from the coding sequence ATGACGAAAAGACCGAAAAAACAGGATCCCGGCGCTCCGGCCTGGATGGTCACCTTCAGCGACATGGTGACCCTGCTGCTGACCTTCTTCGTGCTCCTTTTATCCATGGCCAATATGGATAAGATCAAATTCGAGGAAGCGGCCGGATCGCTGCGCAGCGCCTTCGGGGTGATGGGGGGCGGGAGCCAGACCTCGATATCCAAGCCGAAAGTAGTCGAGTTCGCGCCGATCCAGGACGATTTCACCAGTCGTCTCTATCAGCGGATGCTCAGCCAGATCAATCAACTGAAGATCGATCGCCGCATCCAGCTGGTCAAGGACCGCGGTGCGGTTATCCTGCGGGTCGATGCGGCGGTCCTCTTCGCCTCCGGTCAGACCGAGGTGAGTCCCGAGGCCTATCCGATATTGCAGGATGTCGCCGCCCTGATCGAAAATCTGCCGCTGAATTTGCGCATCGAGGGGCACACCGACGACACCCCCACCTCGGGGCTGGCGCTCTCCAACTGGGACATCTCCATCGCCCGGGCGGTGTCGACCCTGAAGTTTTTCGAGCGGGAAAGCCTCGTCCCCCTCGATCGCATGTCGGCGGTCGGCTACGGTTCCCGGCGGCCCCTGGCGACGGAAAAAAACGAGGCGGCCCAGGCTCTCAACCGCCGGGTCGAGTTCGTTCTCGAAAGTATCGGCGGCAACCGCGAGGCGCTGCCCTATCTGATCGACGCCGGAAAACAGGTCCCCTTTTAG
- a CDS encoding TIGR02530 family flagellar biosynthesis protein, giving the protein MDEQLRIFPTPIQPAGNPGPARINKGSPRPGPSFGEILEGQLGKEPLRFSQHARQRMESRGIALAPEQLARVEQAVAQLDAKGGRDSLVLIDQTAMVVSVKNHTVVTVVDQNSLKDNVFTNIDSAIIA; this is encoded by the coding sequence ATGGACGAGCAACTGCGGATTTTTCCTACCCCGATCCAGCCCGCCGGTAACCCTGGCCCGGCCAGGATCAACAAAGGCTCTCCCCGTCCCGGTCCTTCTTTCGGGGAGATCCTCGAAGGCCAGCTGGGAAAAGAACCCCTGCGCTTTTCCCAGCACGCCCGGCAGCGCATGGAGAGCCGCGGCATTGCCCTGGCCCCGGAGCAGTTGGCCCGGGTCGAACAGGCAGTCGCCCAACTTGACGCCAAAGGGGGCCGGGATTCCCTGGTCCTGATCGATCAGACCGCCATGGTCGTCAGCGTCAAAAATCATACGGTCGTTACTGTGGTTGATCAAAACAGTTTGAAAGACAACGTCTTCACCAACATCGACAGCGCAATCATCGCATAG